A region from the Arachis ipaensis cultivar K30076 chromosome B01, Araip1.1, whole genome shotgun sequence genome encodes:
- the LOC107631320 gene encoding replication factor C subunit 2 — protein sequence MASSSSNNSSYDVPWVEKYRPSKVSDVVGNQDAVSRLQVIARDGNMPNLILSGPPGTGKTTSILALAHELLGSNSKEAVLELNASDDRGIDVVRNKIKMFAQKKVTLPPGRHKIVILDEADSMTSGAQQALRRTMEIYSNTTRFALACNTSSKVIEPIQSRCAIVRFSRLSDEEILGRLMVVVQAEKVPYVPEGLEAIIFTADGDMRQALNNLQATYSGFQFVNQQNVFKVCDQPHPLHVKNMVRNVLEGNFDEACLGLKQLYDLGYSPTDIITTIFRIIKNYDMAEYLKLEFMKETGFAHMRICDGVGSYLQMCGLLAKLSLVRETAKAA from the exons ATGGCATCGTCATCGTCAAACAACAGCAGCTACGATGTTCCCTGGGTTGAGAAGTACCGACCCTCTAAGGTCTCCGACGTCGTTGGCAACCAAGATGCCGTCTCGCGCCTTCAAGTCATCGCCCGAGACGGCAACATGCCCAATCTCATCCTCTCT GGTCCTCCTGGAACTGGTAAAACCACAAGCATACTAGCACTTGCTCATGAGCTTCTTGGTTCCAATTCCAAGGAAGCCGTTCTTGAGCTCAATGCTTCCGATGACCGTGGAATTGATGTCGTCCGGAACAAGATCAAGATGTTTGCTCAGAAGAAAGTTACTCTCCCTCCTGGCCGCCACAAGATTGTTATTCTCGATGAAGCTGATAG TATGACTTCGGGGGCTCAGCAAGCTTTGAGGAGGACAATGGAGATATACTCGAATACTACTCGGTTTGCCCTTGCTTGCAACACTTCCTCTAAGGTTATTGAGCCCATTCAGAGTAGATGTGCCATTGTGCGATTTTCGCGCTTGTCTGATGAGGAGATACTCGGTCGCCTCATGGTTGTGGTTCAAGCTGAGAAG GTTCCCTATGTTCCTGAAGGCCTTGAAGCCATCATTTTCACTGCTGATGGTGATATGAGGCAGGCGTTGAATAACTTACAAGCAACATACAGTGGATTCCAGTTTGTTAACCAACAAAATGTTTTCAAG GTTTGTGACCAGCCGCATCCATTGCATGTGAAAAATATGGTGCGTAATGTTCTCGAAGGGAATTTTGATGAGGCTTGTTTGGGCCTCAAACAACTATATGACTTAGGATACTCCCCCACAGATATCATCACAACAATTTTCcgtattataaaaaattatgataTGGCTGAGTATCTGAAATTGGAATTCATGAAG GAAACTGGATTTGCTCATATGAGAATTTGTGATGGGGTTGGTTCCTATCTTCAAATGTGTGGTCTATTGGCCAAGCTTTCTCTAGTTCGTGAAACAGCTAAAGCTGCATGA